In one window of Mercurialis annua linkage group LG4, ddMerAnnu1.2, whole genome shotgun sequence DNA:
- the LOC126677498 gene encoding WAT1-related protein At5g64700-like: MTSYIYYYAAIIAVQLAYAGSNIIVKIALHKGLNQFVFVVYRHLIGMILLGPIAYCLERKQRPPLSLAVISKIFLLALLGTTTHLNLFYVGLMYTSATLASALNNVIPGLTFLMAVLLRMEKIEISSARGQAKVLGTLICIAGSLVCTFWKGGFLYKGIEKMPLISPQTHDDHAQQDSLKGSALLLISYIAWSGWLILQALVYKVYPAPLSMTTLICFFASIQSSILALIFGRNPTFWKLEWNLELLTILYCGVVISGIVYCLLAWCISNKGPVFAAMFSPLVVVIVAIFSAIAFAERLHVGSFVGALLIISGLYCVLWGKSHDHVTAQVPMEEKDIAERNGHPLKDTEQV; encoded by the exons ATGACAAGCTACATTTATTATTATGCGGCCATTATAGCGGTTCAATTAGCTTATGCAGGTTCAAATATTATTGTCAAAATTGCACTCCACAAAGGCTTAAATCAGTTTGTCTTTGTGGTTTACCGCCATTTAATTGGCATGATTCTATTGGGACCCATCGCTTATTGTCTTGAAAG GAAGCAGAGGCCTCCACTCTCATTGGCAGTCATAAGCAAGATCTTCCTTCTTGCTTTGCTAGGAACTACCACccatcttaatttattttatgtagGATTAATGTATACTTCCGCAACGCTTGCCAGTGCACTGAATAATGTGATCCCAGGTTTGACGTTCTTGATGGCAGTCCTGCTGAGGATGGAGAAAATTGAGATTTCAAGCGCTCGAGGGCAAGCTAAGGTATTGGGCACACTTATTTGCATTGCTGGCTCTCTCGTCTGCACCTTCTGGAAAGGAGGATTTCTCTATAAAGGCATTGAGAAAATGCCACTTATCAGCCCCCAAACACATGACGATCATGCGCAACAGGATTCTCTCAAAGGCTCTGCTCTTCTTTTGATCAGTTACATCGCATGGAGCGGTTGGCTAATCTTGCAG GCTTTGGTTTACAAAGTGTACCCAGCTCCCTTATCGATGACCACTTTGATATGCTTTTTCGCATCGATTCAGTCTTCTATTCTCGCCCTGATTTTTGGAAGAAATCCCACCTTCTGGAAGTTGGAATGGAACCTAGAGCTGCTAACCATCCTATACTGT GGAGTTGTGATATCAGGGATAGTGTATTGCCTACTTGCATGGTGTATCAGCAACAAGGGGCCAGTTTTTGCAGCCATGTTCAGTCCACTGGTGGTTGTTATTGTTGCTATATTCTCAGCAATTGCTTTTGCGGAGAGACTTCATGTCGGCAG CTTCGTAGGAGCACTACTCATTATCTCAGGCCTCTACTGTGTACTGTGGGGCAAAAGTCACGACCATGTCACAGCTCAAGTTCCAATGGAAGAAAAAGACATTGCAGAAAGGAACGGTCATCCATTAAAAGATACTGAGCAAGTTTAa
- the LOC126676855 gene encoding nuclear pore complex protein NUP98A isoform X2: MFGSNGFGQSANSPFGSQPVFGQTSNANNNPFAAKPFGATTPFGSQTAGSMFGGTSTGMFGTPQTSSPFSAAPTFGASSSPAFGASAPAFAASSTPSFSSSSAFGGSSAFGQKPAFGGFGSNTQTSPFGSTSQPSQPAFGSNLFGSTTPFGTSSQPAFSAASNPGFGSTSTPGFGSSSTAAFGTNTTVGFGANSTPSFGVTNSPAFGSTTSAFGVTSNPVFGSGASFATSSTPVFGSTGSSGFGASGPAFGTTPSALGFGASSSTSAFGGTATPSFGSTSAFGTSATPSFSFSSGPSFGQSTSGFSNTAFGATTSPFSSQTQSSPFGTQATTPTFGNTGFGQPSFAGNRGGSRIAPYTATAETDNAGGQPGKLESIAAMPVYKDKSHEELRWEDYQLGDKGGSHAPGQSSSGINFAPSTAQSNPFATSNTFGQSSSGLFSAPVASNPFSTKPFGPTSNSTFNPSPFTATTSSNNPFQSTSAFGQTSSSAFTPSTSSSLFGSTTSAFGSSPSPFSSSTVQTSPSPFGSFTSTQPSLSFTSTAPLFAQTSSPFGQSTAAFAPNTASSFAQSSLFNTPAGFNFSSTSSLMSSSNQGVFQPSLSQSAPFQLSQPSQPTGGLSFNNYAGGTSGLAGSSSFFGQTNFGPISATQSSIGAQPTPIMNPFGVLPAMPQMSIGRAGTTPSVQYGISSLPVVDKPAPVRISSLLTSRHLSQRRIRLPARKYNPKHDGPKVPFFSDEEETTGTPKADALLIPRENPRALVIRPMDQWPLRSSAEKAPPLKDAFTPVYENGKRSEDVDVPSSSGSGAANKDKVENGLNKERVHSKLSQKPNGVHEDNSAQKEELYMTLSGHRAGEAAIVYEHGADIEALMPKLRRSDYYTEPRIQELAAKERAEPGFCRHVKNFVVGRHGYGSIKFLGETDVRRLDLESLVQFNNREVIVYTDDSKKPPVGQGLNKPAEVTLLNIKCHDKKTGRQYTEGPKIEKYKEMLKRKAEDQGAEFVSYDPVKGEWKFKVNHFSKYSLGDEEEGNYDDWLVISAGDCS; this comes from the exons ATGTTCGGTTCTAATG GCTTTGGACAGTCTGCTAATAGCCCTTTTGGCTCTCAGCCGGTCTTCGGTCAGACAAGTAATGCCAACAATAATCCTTTTGCCGCCAAACCCTTTGGTGCTACAACTCCTTTTGGTTCACAAACAGCAGGTTCCATGTTCGGGGGAACTTCAACTGGTATGTTTGGCACCCCTCAAACATCCTCACCTTTCTCTGCTGCCCCAACCTTTGGCGCTTCATCATCCCCAGCTTTTGGAGCTTCAGCTCCTGCATTCGCAGCTTCTTCTACACCTTCCTTTTCCAGTTCATCTGCATTTGGTG GATCTTCTGCTTTTGGCCAGAAGCCTGCTTTCGGAGGCTTTGGGTCTAACACTCAAACAAGCCCGTTTGGAAGTACAAGTCAGCCATCACAGCCTGCATTTGGGAGTAACTTATTTGGTTCTACTACACCTTTTGGTACATCGAGTCAGCCTGCTTTTAGTGCTGCTAGTAATCCTGGATTTGGGTCAACAAGCACCCCTGGTTTTGGTTCTAGTAGCACTGCTGCCTTTGGTACAAACACTACCGTGGGCTTTGGTGCTAACAGCACTCCATCCTTTGGTGTGACTAACAGCCCGGCATTTGGCTCAACAACATCAGCATTTGGTGTGACCAGCAATCCTGTGTTTGGATCTGGAGCTTCCTTTGCAACTTCAAGTACACCTGTTTTTGGGAGTACAGGCTCCTCTGGTTTTGGTGCTTCAGGTCCCGCTTTTGGTACTACTCCAAGCGCTCTTGGATTTGGTGCGTCTTCTAGTACTTCTGCCTTTGGAGGTACCGCTACTCCCTCTTTTGGAAGTACTTCTGCTTTCGGGACTTCAGCTACACCATCTTTTAGCTTTTCTTCCGGTCCATCATTCGGACAATCGACTTCAGGATTTAGCAATACTGCGTTCGGAGCTACAACATCTCCTTTTAGTTCTCAGACTCAGAGTTCTCCATTTG GAACGCAAGCTACAACGCCAACTTTCGGGAACACTGGTTTTGGGCAGCCATCTTTCGCTGGGAATCGTGGGGGCAGTAGAATAGCGCCCTATACTGCTACAGCGGAGACCGACAATGCCGGAGGACAGCCTGGAAAGTTAGAGTCTATAGCAGCAATGCCTGTGTACAAAGATAAAAGTCATGAGGAATTGAGATGGGAAGATTATCAATTGGGAGATAAAG GTGGATCGCATGCTCCTGGTCAATCCTCTAGCGGGATTAACTTTGCTCCATCTACTGCACAATCGAATCCTTTTGCTACATCAAACACGTTTGGGCAGTCATCTTCTGGTCTATTTTCTGCGCCAGTTGCCTCCAATCCTTTCTCTACAAAACCTTTTGGACCTACAAGTAATTCTACATTCAATCCTTCACCTTTTACAGCTACAACTTCATCCAACAATCCTTTCCAGTCAACTTCAGCTTTTGGACAAACATCATCTTCTGCATTTACACCCAGCACATCGTCATCACTTTTTGGGTCGACTACGTCTGCTTTTGGTTCATCACCATCCCCGTTCAGCTCTAGCACAGTACAAACAAGTCCTTCACCTTTTGGAAGCTTCACAAGTACTCAGCCATCTCTCTCATTCACATCCACCGCGCCTTTATTTGCACAGACAAGTTCGCCATTTGGACAATCTACTGCTGCATTTGCACCAAATACTGCCTCTTCCTTTGCCCAGTCAAGCTTGTTTAATACTCCTGCTGGTTTTAATTTCTCAAGCACCTCATCTCTGATGTCTTCATCTAACCAAGGGGTATTTCAGCCATCT TTATCACAGTCTGCACCTTTTCAATTATCCCAACCTTCTCAGCCTACAGGTGGTCTTAGCTTCAACAATTATG CAGGTGGTACAAGCGGTTTAGCTGGTTCATCAAGCTTTTTCGGTCAGACCAATTTCGGACCAAT ATCTGCCACTCAGAGTTCTATTGGGGCTCAACCAACACCTATCATGAATCCATTTGGAGTACTCCCTGCAATGCCTCAAATGTCTATTGGTCGAGCCGGAACCACACCATCAGTACAATACGGGATTTCTAGCTTGCCT GTCGTTGACAAACCTGCTCCAGTTAGAATATCATCTTTATTGACTTCTAGGCACCTGTCACAAAGGCGGATCAGGTTACCAGCGAGGAAATATAATCCTAAGCATGATGGTCCAAAG GTTCCATTTTTCAgtgatgaagaagaaacaaCTGGCACACCAAAGGCAGATGCTCTTCTTATTCCTCGGGAAAATCCAAGGGCTCTGGTCATTCGTCCGATGGACCAGTGGCCCTTGAGATCTAGTGCAGAAAAAGCTCCCCCATTGAAAGATGCATTTACTCCTGTATATGAGAATG GCAAAAGATCAGAGGATGTGGATGTTCCTTCTTCAAGTGGTTCCGGTGCTGCTAATAAAGATA AGGTTGAGAATGGCCTTAACAAGGAGCGAGTTCATTCAAAACTCAGCCAGAAACCGAATGGAGTTCATGAAGATAATTCTGCCCAGAAAGAGGAGTTGTATATGACTCTTAGTGGTCACAGAGCAGGTGAAGCTGCAATTGTTTATGAGCATGGGGCTGACATTGAGGCACTAATGCCAAAATTACGGCGATCCGACTACTACACAGAGCCACGGATCCAAGAATTGGCTGCCAAAGAAAGAGCTGAACCGGGGTTCTGCCGCCATGTGAAGAACTTTGTGGTTGGAAGGCATGGTTACGGCAGCATCAAGTTCTTGGGTGAGACAGATGTGCGGCGGCTTGATCTAGAGTCCCTTGTGCAATTTAACAACCGGGAGGTGATAGTGTACACGGATGACAGCAAGAAGCCACCTGTTGGACAGGGTCTGAATAAGCCTGCAGAGGTAACACTTCTAAACATAAAATGTCATGATAAGAAGACTGGGCGTCAGTATACAGAAGGTCCCAAAATTGAGAAATATAAGGAAATGCTGAAGAGAAAGGCTGAGGACCAAGGTGCCGAGTTTGTGTCTTATGACCCCGTAAAGGGAGAATGGAAGTTCAAGGTTAACCATTTCAGCAAATACAGCCTGggagatgaagaagaaggtaaTTATGATGACTGGCTCGTGATTTCTGCTGGAGATTGTTCATAG
- the LOC126676855 gene encoding nuclear pore complex protein NUP98A isoform X3, giving the protein MFGSNGFGQSANSPFGSQPVFGQTSNANNNPFAAKPFGATTPFGSQTAGSMFGGTSTGMFGTPQTSSPFSAAPTFGASSSPAFGASAPAFAASSTPSFSSSSAFGGSSAFGQKPAFGGFGSNTQTSPFGSTSQPSQPAFGSNLFGSTTPFGTSSQPAFSAASNPGFGSTSTPGFGSSSTAAFGTNTTVGFGANSTPSFGVTNSPAFGSTTSAFGVTSNPVFGSGASFATSSTPVFGSTGSSGFGASGPAFGTTPSALGFGASSSTSAFGGTATPSFGSTSAFGTSATPSFSFSSGPSFGQSTSGFSNTAFGATTSPFSSQTQSSPFGTQATTPTFGNTGFGQPSFAGNRGGSRIAPYTATAETDNAGGQPGKLESIAAMPVYKDKSHEELRWEDYQLGDKGGSHAPGQSSSGINFAPSTAQSNPFATSNTFGQSSSGLFSAPVASNPFSTKPFGPTSNSTFNPSPFTATTSSNNPFQSTSAFGQTSSSAFTPSTSSSLFGSTTSAFGSSPSPFSSSTVQTSPSPFGSFTSTQPSLSFTSTAPLFAQTSSPFGQSTAAFAPNTASSFAQSSLFNTPAGFNFSSTSSLMSSSNQGVFQPSLSQSAPFQLSQPSQPTGGLSFNNYGGTSGLAGSSSFFGQTNFGPISATQSSIGAQPTPIMNPFGVLPAMPQMSIGRAGTTPSVQYGISSLPVVDKPAPVRISSLLTSRHLSQRRIRLPARKYNPKHDGPKVPFFSDEEETTGTPKADALLIPRENPRALVIRPMDQWPLRSSAEKAPPLKDAFTPVYENGKRSEDVDVPSSSGSGAANKDTEVENGLNKERVHSKLSQKPNGVHEDNSAQKEELYMTLSGHRAGEAAIVYEHGADIEALMPKLRRSDYYTEPRIQELAAKERAEPGFCRHVKNFVVGRHGYGSIKFLGETDVRRLDLESLVQFNNREVIVYTDDSKKPPVGQGLNKPAEVTLLNIKCHDKKTGRQYTEGPKIEKYKEMLKRKAEDQGAEFVSYDPVKGEWKFKVNHFSKYSLGDEEEGNYDDWLVISAGDCS; this is encoded by the exons ATGTTCGGTTCTAATG GCTTTGGACAGTCTGCTAATAGCCCTTTTGGCTCTCAGCCGGTCTTCGGTCAGACAAGTAATGCCAACAATAATCCTTTTGCCGCCAAACCCTTTGGTGCTACAACTCCTTTTGGTTCACAAACAGCAGGTTCCATGTTCGGGGGAACTTCAACTGGTATGTTTGGCACCCCTCAAACATCCTCACCTTTCTCTGCTGCCCCAACCTTTGGCGCTTCATCATCCCCAGCTTTTGGAGCTTCAGCTCCTGCATTCGCAGCTTCTTCTACACCTTCCTTTTCCAGTTCATCTGCATTTGGTG GATCTTCTGCTTTTGGCCAGAAGCCTGCTTTCGGAGGCTTTGGGTCTAACACTCAAACAAGCCCGTTTGGAAGTACAAGTCAGCCATCACAGCCTGCATTTGGGAGTAACTTATTTGGTTCTACTACACCTTTTGGTACATCGAGTCAGCCTGCTTTTAGTGCTGCTAGTAATCCTGGATTTGGGTCAACAAGCACCCCTGGTTTTGGTTCTAGTAGCACTGCTGCCTTTGGTACAAACACTACCGTGGGCTTTGGTGCTAACAGCACTCCATCCTTTGGTGTGACTAACAGCCCGGCATTTGGCTCAACAACATCAGCATTTGGTGTGACCAGCAATCCTGTGTTTGGATCTGGAGCTTCCTTTGCAACTTCAAGTACACCTGTTTTTGGGAGTACAGGCTCCTCTGGTTTTGGTGCTTCAGGTCCCGCTTTTGGTACTACTCCAAGCGCTCTTGGATTTGGTGCGTCTTCTAGTACTTCTGCCTTTGGAGGTACCGCTACTCCCTCTTTTGGAAGTACTTCTGCTTTCGGGACTTCAGCTACACCATCTTTTAGCTTTTCTTCCGGTCCATCATTCGGACAATCGACTTCAGGATTTAGCAATACTGCGTTCGGAGCTACAACATCTCCTTTTAGTTCTCAGACTCAGAGTTCTCCATTTG GAACGCAAGCTACAACGCCAACTTTCGGGAACACTGGTTTTGGGCAGCCATCTTTCGCTGGGAATCGTGGGGGCAGTAGAATAGCGCCCTATACTGCTACAGCGGAGACCGACAATGCCGGAGGACAGCCTGGAAAGTTAGAGTCTATAGCAGCAATGCCTGTGTACAAAGATAAAAGTCATGAGGAATTGAGATGGGAAGATTATCAATTGGGAGATAAAG GTGGATCGCATGCTCCTGGTCAATCCTCTAGCGGGATTAACTTTGCTCCATCTACTGCACAATCGAATCCTTTTGCTACATCAAACACGTTTGGGCAGTCATCTTCTGGTCTATTTTCTGCGCCAGTTGCCTCCAATCCTTTCTCTACAAAACCTTTTGGACCTACAAGTAATTCTACATTCAATCCTTCACCTTTTACAGCTACAACTTCATCCAACAATCCTTTCCAGTCAACTTCAGCTTTTGGACAAACATCATCTTCTGCATTTACACCCAGCACATCGTCATCACTTTTTGGGTCGACTACGTCTGCTTTTGGTTCATCACCATCCCCGTTCAGCTCTAGCACAGTACAAACAAGTCCTTCACCTTTTGGAAGCTTCACAAGTACTCAGCCATCTCTCTCATTCACATCCACCGCGCCTTTATTTGCACAGACAAGTTCGCCATTTGGACAATCTACTGCTGCATTTGCACCAAATACTGCCTCTTCCTTTGCCCAGTCAAGCTTGTTTAATACTCCTGCTGGTTTTAATTTCTCAAGCACCTCATCTCTGATGTCTTCATCTAACCAAGGGGTATTTCAGCCATCT TTATCACAGTCTGCACCTTTTCAATTATCCCAACCTTCTCAGCCTACAGGTGGTCTTAGCTTCAACAATTATG GTGGTACAAGCGGTTTAGCTGGTTCATCAAGCTTTTTCGGTCAGACCAATTTCGGACCAAT ATCTGCCACTCAGAGTTCTATTGGGGCTCAACCAACACCTATCATGAATCCATTTGGAGTACTCCCTGCAATGCCTCAAATGTCTATTGGTCGAGCCGGAACCACACCATCAGTACAATACGGGATTTCTAGCTTGCCT GTCGTTGACAAACCTGCTCCAGTTAGAATATCATCTTTATTGACTTCTAGGCACCTGTCACAAAGGCGGATCAGGTTACCAGCGAGGAAATATAATCCTAAGCATGATGGTCCAAAG GTTCCATTTTTCAgtgatgaagaagaaacaaCTGGCACACCAAAGGCAGATGCTCTTCTTATTCCTCGGGAAAATCCAAGGGCTCTGGTCATTCGTCCGATGGACCAGTGGCCCTTGAGATCTAGTGCAGAAAAAGCTCCCCCATTGAAAGATGCATTTACTCCTGTATATGAGAATG GCAAAAGATCAGAGGATGTGGATGTTCCTTCTTCAAGTGGTTCCGGTGCTGCTAATAAAGATA CAGAGGTTGAGAATGGCCTTAACAAGGAGCGAGTTCATTCAAAACTCAGCCAGAAACCGAATGGAGTTCATGAAGATAATTCTGCCCAGAAAGAGGAGTTGTATATGACTCTTAGTGGTCACAGAGCAGGTGAAGCTGCAATTGTTTATGAGCATGGGGCTGACATTGAGGCACTAATGCCAAAATTACGGCGATCCGACTACTACACAGAGCCACGGATCCAAGAATTGGCTGCCAAAGAAAGAGCTGAACCGGGGTTCTGCCGCCATGTGAAGAACTTTGTGGTTGGAAGGCATGGTTACGGCAGCATCAAGTTCTTGGGTGAGACAGATGTGCGGCGGCTTGATCTAGAGTCCCTTGTGCAATTTAACAACCGGGAGGTGATAGTGTACACGGATGACAGCAAGAAGCCACCTGTTGGACAGGGTCTGAATAAGCCTGCAGAGGTAACACTTCTAAACATAAAATGTCATGATAAGAAGACTGGGCGTCAGTATACAGAAGGTCCCAAAATTGAGAAATATAAGGAAATGCTGAAGAGAAAGGCTGAGGACCAAGGTGCCGAGTTTGTGTCTTATGACCCCGTAAAGGGAGAATGGAAGTTCAAGGTTAACCATTTCAGCAAATACAGCCTGggagatgaagaagaaggtaaTTATGATGACTGGCTCGTGATTTCTGCTGGAGATTGTTCATAG
- the LOC126676855 gene encoding nuclear pore complex protein NUP98A isoform X1, with protein sequence MFGSNGFGQSANSPFGSQPVFGQTSNANNNPFAAKPFGATTPFGSQTAGSMFGGTSTGMFGTPQTSSPFSAAPTFGASSSPAFGASAPAFAASSTPSFSSSSAFGGSSAFGQKPAFGGFGSNTQTSPFGSTSQPSQPAFGSNLFGSTTPFGTSSQPAFSAASNPGFGSTSTPGFGSSSTAAFGTNTTVGFGANSTPSFGVTNSPAFGSTTSAFGVTSNPVFGSGASFATSSTPVFGSTGSSGFGASGPAFGTTPSALGFGASSSTSAFGGTATPSFGSTSAFGTSATPSFSFSSGPSFGQSTSGFSNTAFGATTSPFSSQTQSSPFGTQATTPTFGNTGFGQPSFAGNRGGSRIAPYTATAETDNAGGQPGKLESIAAMPVYKDKSHEELRWEDYQLGDKGGSHAPGQSSSGINFAPSTAQSNPFATSNTFGQSSSGLFSAPVASNPFSTKPFGPTSNSTFNPSPFTATTSSNNPFQSTSAFGQTSSSAFTPSTSSSLFGSTTSAFGSSPSPFSSSTVQTSPSPFGSFTSTQPSLSFTSTAPLFAQTSSPFGQSTAAFAPNTASSFAQSSLFNTPAGFNFSSTSSLMSSSNQGVFQPSLSQSAPFQLSQPSQPTGGLSFNNYAGGTSGLAGSSSFFGQTNFGPISATQSSIGAQPTPIMNPFGVLPAMPQMSIGRAGTTPSVQYGISSLPVVDKPAPVRISSLLTSRHLSQRRIRLPARKYNPKHDGPKVPFFSDEEETTGTPKADALLIPRENPRALVIRPMDQWPLRSSAEKAPPLKDAFTPVYENGKRSEDVDVPSSSGSGAANKDTEVENGLNKERVHSKLSQKPNGVHEDNSAQKEELYMTLSGHRAGEAAIVYEHGADIEALMPKLRRSDYYTEPRIQELAAKERAEPGFCRHVKNFVVGRHGYGSIKFLGETDVRRLDLESLVQFNNREVIVYTDDSKKPPVGQGLNKPAEVTLLNIKCHDKKTGRQYTEGPKIEKYKEMLKRKAEDQGAEFVSYDPVKGEWKFKVNHFSKYSLGDEEEGNYDDWLVISAGDCS encoded by the exons ATGTTCGGTTCTAATG GCTTTGGACAGTCTGCTAATAGCCCTTTTGGCTCTCAGCCGGTCTTCGGTCAGACAAGTAATGCCAACAATAATCCTTTTGCCGCCAAACCCTTTGGTGCTACAACTCCTTTTGGTTCACAAACAGCAGGTTCCATGTTCGGGGGAACTTCAACTGGTATGTTTGGCACCCCTCAAACATCCTCACCTTTCTCTGCTGCCCCAACCTTTGGCGCTTCATCATCCCCAGCTTTTGGAGCTTCAGCTCCTGCATTCGCAGCTTCTTCTACACCTTCCTTTTCCAGTTCATCTGCATTTGGTG GATCTTCTGCTTTTGGCCAGAAGCCTGCTTTCGGAGGCTTTGGGTCTAACACTCAAACAAGCCCGTTTGGAAGTACAAGTCAGCCATCACAGCCTGCATTTGGGAGTAACTTATTTGGTTCTACTACACCTTTTGGTACATCGAGTCAGCCTGCTTTTAGTGCTGCTAGTAATCCTGGATTTGGGTCAACAAGCACCCCTGGTTTTGGTTCTAGTAGCACTGCTGCCTTTGGTACAAACACTACCGTGGGCTTTGGTGCTAACAGCACTCCATCCTTTGGTGTGACTAACAGCCCGGCATTTGGCTCAACAACATCAGCATTTGGTGTGACCAGCAATCCTGTGTTTGGATCTGGAGCTTCCTTTGCAACTTCAAGTACACCTGTTTTTGGGAGTACAGGCTCCTCTGGTTTTGGTGCTTCAGGTCCCGCTTTTGGTACTACTCCAAGCGCTCTTGGATTTGGTGCGTCTTCTAGTACTTCTGCCTTTGGAGGTACCGCTACTCCCTCTTTTGGAAGTACTTCTGCTTTCGGGACTTCAGCTACACCATCTTTTAGCTTTTCTTCCGGTCCATCATTCGGACAATCGACTTCAGGATTTAGCAATACTGCGTTCGGAGCTACAACATCTCCTTTTAGTTCTCAGACTCAGAGTTCTCCATTTG GAACGCAAGCTACAACGCCAACTTTCGGGAACACTGGTTTTGGGCAGCCATCTTTCGCTGGGAATCGTGGGGGCAGTAGAATAGCGCCCTATACTGCTACAGCGGAGACCGACAATGCCGGAGGACAGCCTGGAAAGTTAGAGTCTATAGCAGCAATGCCTGTGTACAAAGATAAAAGTCATGAGGAATTGAGATGGGAAGATTATCAATTGGGAGATAAAG GTGGATCGCATGCTCCTGGTCAATCCTCTAGCGGGATTAACTTTGCTCCATCTACTGCACAATCGAATCCTTTTGCTACATCAAACACGTTTGGGCAGTCATCTTCTGGTCTATTTTCTGCGCCAGTTGCCTCCAATCCTTTCTCTACAAAACCTTTTGGACCTACAAGTAATTCTACATTCAATCCTTCACCTTTTACAGCTACAACTTCATCCAACAATCCTTTCCAGTCAACTTCAGCTTTTGGACAAACATCATCTTCTGCATTTACACCCAGCACATCGTCATCACTTTTTGGGTCGACTACGTCTGCTTTTGGTTCATCACCATCCCCGTTCAGCTCTAGCACAGTACAAACAAGTCCTTCACCTTTTGGAAGCTTCACAAGTACTCAGCCATCTCTCTCATTCACATCCACCGCGCCTTTATTTGCACAGACAAGTTCGCCATTTGGACAATCTACTGCTGCATTTGCACCAAATACTGCCTCTTCCTTTGCCCAGTCAAGCTTGTTTAATACTCCTGCTGGTTTTAATTTCTCAAGCACCTCATCTCTGATGTCTTCATCTAACCAAGGGGTATTTCAGCCATCT TTATCACAGTCTGCACCTTTTCAATTATCCCAACCTTCTCAGCCTACAGGTGGTCTTAGCTTCAACAATTATG CAGGTGGTACAAGCGGTTTAGCTGGTTCATCAAGCTTTTTCGGTCAGACCAATTTCGGACCAAT ATCTGCCACTCAGAGTTCTATTGGGGCTCAACCAACACCTATCATGAATCCATTTGGAGTACTCCCTGCAATGCCTCAAATGTCTATTGGTCGAGCCGGAACCACACCATCAGTACAATACGGGATTTCTAGCTTGCCT GTCGTTGACAAACCTGCTCCAGTTAGAATATCATCTTTATTGACTTCTAGGCACCTGTCACAAAGGCGGATCAGGTTACCAGCGAGGAAATATAATCCTAAGCATGATGGTCCAAAG GTTCCATTTTTCAgtgatgaagaagaaacaaCTGGCACACCAAAGGCAGATGCTCTTCTTATTCCTCGGGAAAATCCAAGGGCTCTGGTCATTCGTCCGATGGACCAGTGGCCCTTGAGATCTAGTGCAGAAAAAGCTCCCCCATTGAAAGATGCATTTACTCCTGTATATGAGAATG GCAAAAGATCAGAGGATGTGGATGTTCCTTCTTCAAGTGGTTCCGGTGCTGCTAATAAAGATA CAGAGGTTGAGAATGGCCTTAACAAGGAGCGAGTTCATTCAAAACTCAGCCAGAAACCGAATGGAGTTCATGAAGATAATTCTGCCCAGAAAGAGGAGTTGTATATGACTCTTAGTGGTCACAGAGCAGGTGAAGCTGCAATTGTTTATGAGCATGGGGCTGACATTGAGGCACTAATGCCAAAATTACGGCGATCCGACTACTACACAGAGCCACGGATCCAAGAATTGGCTGCCAAAGAAAGAGCTGAACCGGGGTTCTGCCGCCATGTGAAGAACTTTGTGGTTGGAAGGCATGGTTACGGCAGCATCAAGTTCTTGGGTGAGACAGATGTGCGGCGGCTTGATCTAGAGTCCCTTGTGCAATTTAACAACCGGGAGGTGATAGTGTACACGGATGACAGCAAGAAGCCACCTGTTGGACAGGGTCTGAATAAGCCTGCAGAGGTAACACTTCTAAACATAAAATGTCATGATAAGAAGACTGGGCGTCAGTATACAGAAGGTCCCAAAATTGAGAAATATAAGGAAATGCTGAAGAGAAAGGCTGAGGACCAAGGTGCCGAGTTTGTGTCTTATGACCCCGTAAAGGGAGAATGGAAGTTCAAGGTTAACCATTTCAGCAAATACAGCCTGggagatgaagaagaaggtaaTTATGATGACTGGCTCGTGATTTCTGCTGGAGATTGTTCATAG